In one Candidatus Johnevansia muelleri genomic region, the following are encoded:
- the truA gene encoding tRNA pseudouridine synthase A, producing the protein MLIHYLNKKNNRLALCIEYDGSAYKGWQRIKYGISIQETIETAIKIIAGHYVKIYATGRTDTGVHATRQIAHFDSIVNRSPTTWLMAVNANLPKDIRLHWVFPVKNNFHARNSAIARRYRYLIYNSKIQSALFRNTMTFCKQSLDEKLMHKAAQSLVGEHDFSAYRSAKCQSKTPWRNIHIIEVRRYGKIILIDVQANSFLHHMIRNIVGVLIEIGNQRKSIEWCNYVLKKGIRAKAGITAPAHGLYLVNAYFYGKENLPKEIIGPPVIIFRHELTI; encoded by the coding sequence ATGTTAATTCATTATTTAAATAAAAAAAATAATCGATTAGCATTGTGTATTGAATATGATGGAAGTGCTTATAAAGGTTGGCAGAGAATAAAGTATGGTATATCTATACAGGAAACTATAGAAACAGCAATAAAAATAATAGCAGGCCATTATGTTAAAATTTATGCGACAGGTAGAACAGATACTGGAGTTCATGCAACTCGTCAAATTGCACACTTTGATTCTATAGTAAACCGTAGCCCAACAACATGGCTAATGGCAGTTAATGCAAATTTACCAAAAGATATACGTTTGCATTGGGTATTTCCAGTAAAAAATAATTTTCATGCCAGGAATAGTGCTATTGCAAGACGCTACCGATACTTAATTTATAACAGTAAAATACAATCTGCATTATTTCGCAATACTATGACCTTTTGTAAACAATCTCTTGATGAGAAACTTATGCATAAAGCCGCACAATCACTAGTAGGAGAACATGATTTTTCTGCTTATCGTTCAGCTAAGTGTCAATCAAAAACACCTTGGCGTAACATACATATTATTGAAGTACGTCGATATGGAAAAATAATTTTAATTGATGTACAAGCTAATTCATTTTTACATCATATGATTCGTAATATTGTTGGAGTACTTATAGAAATTGGCAATCAACGTAAATCTATAGAATGGTGTAATTATGTTCTTAAAAAAGGTATTCGTGCTAAAGCTGGGATTACAGCACCAGCGCATGGACTTTATTTAGTTAATGCTTATTTTTATGGAAAAGAAAATTTACCAAAAGAAATAATAGGACCCCCAGTTATTATATTTAGACATGAATTGACTATTTAA
- the folC gene encoding Bifunctional protein FolC produces MNKLSDWLNIIYENNKIYKNRGLNQVREVANRMKLMNGPIAKNVIIVSGTNGKGSTVAIIDYIARIYGFSIARYSSPHLIRYNERLILNGNEVSDTALINAFEQINKARLLNPEINLSYFEFGTLAAALIISKGYFDIAVLEVGLGGRLDAVNIFDADVAVITTVSQDHADYLGNDIEVIGFEKAGIMRSQAPVILGSSTFPKSVTNYAYTIGVSTIRQITYDFHIIEHKNMWHWQGLDAQGFTIKINNIPKCSLPINNAATALQALILTTNIININGVRNAFKYVNLPGRLQWLGNWCLDVAHNPQAANYIAHYFYIKDKNISRGIRVALLAMLCDKDAECFIKALLHTVDLWVVASLHGARARSGESLSQIINKQGGEVIYVANSVLDGIIWIQSSKNMFKEVLVCGSFFTVAAVIDFFKK; encoded by the coding sequence ATGAATAAATTAAGTGATTGGCTTAATATTATTTATGAAAATAACAAAATTTATAAAAATAGAGGATTAAATCAAGTACGAGAAGTAGCTAATAGAATGAAATTAATGAATGGGCCGATAGCTAAAAATGTAATTATAGTTTCTGGGACTAATGGAAAAGGTTCAACAGTTGCAATAATAGATTATATTGCACGAATATATGGATTTTCAATTGCTAGATATAGTTCCCCACATTTAATTCGCTATAACGAACGTCTTATTCTAAATGGAAATGAGGTTTCTGATACAGCGTTAATTAATGCTTTTGAGCAAATAAATAAAGCACGTTTATTAAATCCAGAAATAAATCTAAGTTATTTTGAGTTTGGAACACTTGCTGCAGCTTTAATTATTAGTAAGGGTTATTTTGATATAGCAGTATTAGAAGTTGGTTTAGGTGGGCGTTTAGATGCCGTTAATATATTTGATGCGGATGTAGCGGTAATAACAACTGTTTCACAAGACCATGCAGATTATCTTGGTAATGATATTGAAGTTATAGGTTTTGAAAAAGCTGGGATTATGCGTTCACAAGCACCTGTAATTTTGGGAAGTAGTACATTTCCTAAATCAGTTACTAATTATGCTTATACAATTGGAGTATCTACAATTCGTCAAATTACGTATGATTTTCATATAATAGAACATAAAAATATGTGGCATTGGCAAGGACTAGATGCACAAGGTTTTACTATAAAAATTAATAATATTCCTAAATGTAGTTTACCAATTAATAATGCTGCTACTGCATTGCAAGCTTTAATTTTAACAACAAATATTATTAATATCAATGGAGTTCGTAATGCATTTAAATATGTTAATTTACCTGGACGTTTACAATGGTTAGGTAATTGGTGTTTAGATGTTGCACATAATCCTCAAGCAGCTAATTACATAGCACACTATTTTTATATAAAAGATAAAAATATTTCACGAGGTATTCGTGTTGCATTATTAGCTATGCTATGTGATAAAGATGCTGAATGTTTTATAAAAGCATTATTACATACAGTTGATCTATGGGTTGTTGCTAGTTTACATGGTGCACGGGCAAGATCTGGAGAATCACTATCTCAAATAATTAATAAACAAGGTGGTGAAGTAATTTATGTTGCTAATTCTGTTTTAGATGGGATTATTTGGATTCAATCATCTAAAAATATGTTTAAAGAAGTATTAGTATGCGGGTCTTTCTTTACTGTAGCGGCAGTAATAGATTTTTTTAAAAAATAG
- the asd gene encoding Aspartate-semialdehyde dehydrogenase, which produces MVGSVLLKRMIEDGDFKNINPNFFSTSQILHTGPQLGKKKFILHDAFDIDALTAMDIIVSCHSSNYTNIVYKKLIKNKWKGYWLDASSTLRMNNDAVIVLDPINSNLIYKYLDMGIKTFIGGNCIVSIMLMTLGGLFKAKIIDWINSITYQAASGAGSQYMRELINQMYNISNIFYNDFNSVDSKILDIDKKLNRVMYSGILQTKKINLPIAVSLLPWIDQQINNGQSREEWKSNIETNKILGYLQNTITIDGICVRIGTMRCHSQALIIKLRKNIPINDIETIINEHNDWVNIVPNNKKASIEYLTPASVSGNIKILIGRMRNLIIGDEYLTAFSVGDQLIWGAAEPIKRMLNIIINYI; this is translated from the coding sequence ATGGTAGGGTCAGTATTGCTAAAACGCATGATTGAAGATGGGGACTTTAAAAATATAAACCCAAATTTTTTTTCCACATCACAAATTTTACATACAGGACCTCAACTGGGAAAAAAAAAATTTATTCTTCATGATGCATTTGATATTGATGCCCTTACTGCGATGGATATTATTGTAAGTTGTCATAGTAGCAATTACACAAATATTGTATATAAAAAATTAATCAAAAATAAATGGAAAGGTTACTGGTTAGATGCTTCTAGCACACTACGTATGAATAATGACGCCGTCATCGTACTTGATCCAATTAATAGTAATTTAATTTATAAATATCTTGATATGGGTATTAAAACATTTATTGGTGGAAATTGTATAGTTAGCATTATGTTAATGACATTAGGTGGTTTATTTAAAGCTAAAATAATTGATTGGATAAATTCAATTACTTATCAAGCTGCTTCTGGTGCTGGATCGCAATATATGCGTGAATTAATTAATCAAATGTATAATATAAGTAATATATTTTATAATGATTTTAATTCAGTGGATTCCAAAATATTAGATATTGATAAAAAATTAAATAGAGTGATGTATAGTGGTATTTTACAAACAAAAAAAATTAATTTACCAATAGCTGTAAGCTTACTACCATGGATTGATCAACAAATAAATAATGGCCAGAGTCGAGAAGAGTGGAAGAGTAATATTGAAACTAATAAAATTTTAGGTTATTTACAAAATACTATTACTATAGATGGTATTTGCGTGAGAATTGGCACTATGCGTTGTCACTCACAAGCTTTAATTATAAAATTACGTAAAAATATACCAATAAATGATATTGAAACAATAATAAATGAGCATAATGATTGGGTTAATATAGTGCCCAATAATAAAAAAGCAAGTATAGAATATCTAACCCCGGCATCAGTTTCAGGTAATATTAAAATATTAATTGGTCGTATGCGAAACTTAATAATAGGTGATGAATATTTAACTGCTTTTTCTGTAGGTGACCAATTAATTTGGGGAGCAGCAGAACCAATAAAAAGAATGCTAAATATTATTATAAATTATATCTAA
- the leuB gene encoding 3-isopropylmalate dehydrogenase, giving the protein MTNEILILPGDGIGPEIMNEAIKIIDVCKKKGLEVILRYAKIGGDAIDTFGVPLPNETINMAKNARAILLGAVGGAKWDCLDIYNRPEKGLLKLRKSLNLFCNIRPIFLYKQLSEASSLKIEVISGLNIIIVRELIGGIYFGQPRGFNNYSGIRCGYNTCIYDETQIRNIGRVAFEIAINRKKRLCSIDKANVLETSMLWREVMCSLAYEYKDVELSHMYIDNAAMQLVREPKQFDVIVTDNMFGDIISDEAAMLTGSIGMLPSASLNNEGKGIFEPCHGSAPDIAGKNIANPLAMILSLAMMLRYSLFNTKLAERIENAVSNVLDWNLRTYDIAGDFKTRIISTKELGNMILEAF; this is encoded by the coding sequence ATGACCAATGAAATTTTAATATTACCAGGCGATGGAATTGGTCCTGAAATTATGAATGAAGCTATTAAAATTATTGATGTTTGTAAAAAAAAAGGATTAGAAGTTATTTTGCGATATGCTAAGATAGGTGGTGATGCAATTGATACATTTGGTGTACCATTGCCTAATGAAACAATTAATATGGCTAAAAATGCACGTGCTATTTTGTTAGGAGCTGTAGGAGGTGCAAAATGGGATTGCCTAGATATTTATAATAGGCCAGAAAAAGGACTACTTAAACTTCGAAAATCACTTAATCTTTTTTGTAATATACGACCTATATTTCTTTACAAACAGCTTTCTGAAGCTTCTAGCTTAAAAATAGAGGTAATTTCAGGACTTAATATTATTATTGTACGAGAATTAATAGGCGGTATATATTTTGGTCAACCACGCGGATTCAATAACTATTCCGGGATTCGTTGTGGTTATAATACGTGCATTTATGATGAGACCCAAATTCGTAATATTGGTCGGGTTGCTTTTGAAATAGCAATAAATCGTAAAAAACGATTGTGTTCAATTGATAAAGCTAATGTACTAGAAACTAGTATGTTATGGCGCGAAGTTATGTGTAGCCTAGCATATGAATATAAAGACGTTGAATTATCACATATGTATATTGATAATGCTGCTATGCAGTTAGTGCGAGAACCTAAACAGTTCGACGTTATTGTAACTGATAACATGTTTGGTGATATTATATCTGATGAAGCTGCAATGCTTACTGGTTCTATTGGCATGTTACCATCAGCTTCATTAAATAATGAAGGTAAAGGTATATTCGAACCATGTCATGGTAGCGCACCTGATATTGCTGGAAAAAATATAGCTAATCCATTAGCTATGATACTATCATTAGCTATGATGTTACGCTATTCTTTATTTAATACTAAATTAGCGGAACGTATTGAGAATGCTGTAAGTAATGTATTAGATTGGAACCTACGAACTTATGATATTGCTGGGGATTTTAAAACCCGTATAATTTCTACAAAAGAACTAGGTAATATGATTCTAGAAGCATTTTAA
- the leuD gene encoding 3-isopropylmalate dehydratase small subunit — translation MEKLVKIHGLVVPIDRYNVDTDLIIPKQFLKSINRIKYGQYLFDEIRYLDEGYIGKDCSKRIINQSFVLNKKRYIGGSILLSRANFGSGSSREHAIWAIKDYGFKVIIAPSFADIFFNNSFKNGLLPIKLSTGCVNDLFISVLSNEGYSLTVNLIEQLIIMPDRNKIKFKIDQFRKYCLLNGLDDINLTLNEADSIIKFEINHRNKNNWLFND, via the coding sequence ATGGAAAAATTAGTTAAAATTCATGGTTTAGTAGTACCAATAGATAGATATAATGTTGATACGGACCTAATTATTCCAAAACAATTTTTAAAATCAATAAATCGTATAAAATATGGTCAATATTTATTCGATGAAATTCGTTATTTAGATGAAGGATATATCGGTAAAGATTGCTCTAAACGTATTATTAATCAAAGTTTTGTTCTTAATAAAAAAAGATATATAGGAGGTAGTATACTATTATCCCGTGCAAATTTTGGTTCTGGAAGTTCTAGAGAGCATGCAATTTGGGCAATAAAAGATTATGGATTTAAAGTTATTATTGCTCCAAGTTTTGCAGATATATTTTTTAATAATTCTTTTAAAAATGGATTATTACCTATTAAATTAAGCACAGGATGCGTAAATGACTTATTTATTTCTGTTTTATCTAACGAAGGCTATAGTTTAACAGTTAATTTAATAGAACAATTAATAATAATGCCTGACAGAAATAAAATTAAATTTAAAATTGATCAATTTAGAAAATATTGTTTATTGAACGGTTTAGATGATATTAATTTAACACTTAATGAAGCGGATTCAATTATAAAATTCGAAATAAATCATCGTAATAAAAATAATTGGTTATTTAATGATTAA
- the recB gene encoding Exodeoxyribonuclease V beta chain: protein MNKLLDSNRFPLHCRRLIEANAGTGKTFTITTLYVRLILGHGTEKSAYPRNLMPYEILVVTFTNTTSIELKNRIRARLIYARDVLLGNTPPDSIFKNLFIFLNSKISSLYVIRLDKAIRIMDSAAILTIHGFCYNVLKRYALHIPKVFNPVINTVKITEQQVQDYWRRYLYPLPKESQKIIQKHCKTPLKLFNMLIPLISNKKFIWKGNLIKTPSSIDEILEYAIVNKEYFIKCINKIKSYNAHKAIECLSIAIDNKILNLRKFNLVTFKEKSTILIQWMAGDYLDLPSSLRLQTGQPWFSQLRIKTATKKKFNTPTNPIFTAFDIFFELEKKQSYLLPKLLAHARYVIKKNIIHNKQTIGLCEFDELLNNLYEALHKSNIPIANSLRQEFPITMIDEFQDTNQVQFSIFNKIYPLFKIATNSKYNKFYSLIMIGDPKQAIYGFRDADIYTYIIARDTIDTCYTLSRNFRSTIHMVEAVNWLFCNVQNPFINKKILFNISKANGIKSQLLLYGKPITAINLWLPKSNANISTRKYIKIMSTTTINHIKYIIERSKKKEAGFIIDNNISTLKPIKLSDIAILVRTGLEAIRIQYALSQYCINSIYINKSSIFSTKEAFWLIKILEAAVHPYNYNIIKSALATRLLSDSLEKFTILIENELIWEKIVDRFEQYHCDWQNFGLLTMIKRIIHDFDVNNRLLRRKEGMRSLNNIFHLIEIAQNVSNKFYNHNALLRWFYGGLANNFPEGMDPESLIQRFLEIDNSLIRIVTIHNSKGLEYPIVYMPFICNYYKIKNSIVNLNKHHYFGNVTIMNPNSDDLIFAETARLEEDLRLLYVGLTRAIYTCYLGIAPLYKNNSALCTIFNTHTLNYSILYNQILSISDKIIKIKIINPTKALEEKKIMLKEKFHLNLQNRYFNGNIDLSLGINSYTSLTNNLKHVLSQHNFINKEKVSILKKTTQFKYINEFPSGLIYGSFLHSILKKINFDNINFGKVKCLYEYKNELEKIISLKLMHSGYDKEWKNILLDWIFNIFNTPMISYIPIPNIVKFYKIEKWQVELEFFISNSYFSTTILDSLIREYEIFNEPYSEILPCKIKGMLCGYIDLVFKNKGRWYLLDWKSNYLGKSYEDYNKNALLKSIIVHRYDIQYVIYTLALHRLLRLRIPKYDYNKDMGGVFYVFIRGFFNKININNKSIYYCRPSIDLINKLDKLFSTN, encoded by the coding sequence ATGAATAAACTATTAGATAGTAATCGTTTCCCACTGCATTGTCGTAGATTAATAGAAGCTAATGCTGGCACAGGTAAAACTTTCACAATAACCACACTTTATGTTAGATTAATATTAGGTCATGGTACTGAAAAATCAGCATATCCCCGAAACTTGATGCCATACGAAATTTTAGTAGTAACTTTCACAAATACAACTTCAATAGAATTGAAAAATCGTATTCGTGCACGCTTAATTTATGCACGTGATGTTTTATTAGGTAATACCCCCCCTGATAGCATATTTAAAAATTTATTCATTTTTTTAAATTCTAAAATTTCTTCATTATATGTAATTCGATTGGATAAAGCTATAAGGATAATGGATTCAGCTGCAATTTTAACTATTCATGGATTTTGCTATAATGTATTGAAAAGATATGCTTTACATATTCCCAAGGTATTTAATCCCGTAATTAATACAGTAAAAATAACTGAACAACAAGTTCAAGACTATTGGCGTAGGTATTTATATCCACTACCTAAAGAATCACAAAAAATAATTCAAAAACATTGTAAAACACCATTAAAATTATTTAATATGTTAATACCACTTATTAGTAATAAAAAGTTTATATGGAAAGGAAATTTAATAAAAACTCCTTCATCAATTGATGAAATTTTGGAATATGCCATAGTTAATAAAGAATATTTTATAAAATGCATCAATAAAATCAAAAGCTATAATGCACATAAAGCAATTGAATGTCTATCTATTGCAATAGATAATAAAATTTTAAATTTACGAAAATTTAATTTAGTAACTTTTAAAGAAAAATCTACAATTTTAATACAATGGATGGCAGGAGATTACTTAGATTTACCATCATCGCTAAGACTTCAAACGGGTCAGCCATGGTTTAGTCAGTTGAGAATTAAAACTGCTACTAAAAAAAAATTTAATACTCCTACAAATCCTATATTTACTGCTTTTGATATTTTTTTTGAATTAGAAAAAAAACAATCATATTTATTACCCAAGTTGCTTGCTCATGCAAGATATGTAATAAAAAAAAATATTATACACAATAAACAAACAATAGGGTTATGTGAATTTGATGAGTTGTTAAATAATTTATACGAAGCACTACATAAAAGTAATATACCTATTGCTAATAGTCTACGTCAAGAATTTCCTATTACAATGATTGATGAATTCCAGGACACTAATCAAGTGCAATTCAGTATTTTTAATAAAATTTATCCATTATTTAAAATAGCAACTAATAGTAAATACAATAAGTTTTATTCATTAATTATGATTGGCGATCCTAAACAAGCAATTTATGGATTTCGAGATGCTGATATATATACTTATATTATAGCACGTGATACAATTGATACATGTTATACTTTGTCAAGAAATTTTAGGTCAACTATACATATGGTTGAAGCAGTTAATTGGCTTTTTTGTAATGTACAAAACCCTTTTATAAATAAAAAAATTTTATTTAATATTAGTAAAGCTAATGGAATAAAATCACAATTGTTATTATATGGTAAGCCTATTACAGCCATTAATTTATGGTTACCAAAGTCAAATGCTAATATAAGCACGCGTAAATATATAAAAATTATGAGTACAACAACGATTAATCATATTAAATATATTATTGAAAGAAGTAAAAAAAAAGAAGCAGGTTTTATCATAGATAATAATATAAGCACATTAAAACCAATAAAACTATCAGATATAGCTATATTAGTACGCACTGGATTAGAAGCTATACGTATACAATATGCATTATCACAATATTGTATTAATAGTATTTATATAAATAAATCATCAATATTTTCTACAAAGGAGGCCTTTTGGCTTATTAAAATACTTGAAGCAGCTGTACATCCATATAACTATAATATTATAAAATCAGCTTTAGCTACAAGATTACTTTCAGATTCTTTAGAAAAATTTACGATACTAATTGAGAATGAATTAATTTGGGAAAAAATAGTTGACAGATTCGAACAATACCATTGTGATTGGCAAAATTTTGGTTTATTAACAATGATTAAACGAATTATACATGATTTTGACGTTAATAATCGATTATTGCGTAGAAAAGAAGGAATGCGTAGTCTCAATAATATATTTCATTTAATTGAAATAGCACAAAATGTAAGTAATAAATTTTATAACCATAATGCATTATTACGTTGGTTTTACGGGGGTTTAGCCAATAATTTTCCAGAAGGAATGGATCCTGAATCTTTGATTCAACGATTCTTAGAAATAGATAACTCTTTAATACGAATTGTAACTATACATAATTCAAAAGGCCTAGAATATCCTATTGTTTATATGCCATTTATTTGTAATTATTATAAAATTAAAAATAGCATAGTTAATTTAAATAAGCATCATTATTTTGGTAATGTAACTATTATGAACCCTAATAGTGATGACTTGATTTTTGCAGAAACAGCACGACTAGAAGAAGATTTAAGATTACTATATGTAGGATTAACTAGAGCCATTTATACTTGCTATTTAGGGATTGCACCATTATATAAAAACAATTCAGCGCTATGTACAATTTTTAATACACATACACTAAATTATTCAATACTATATAATCAAATATTATCTATATCAGATAAAATAATAAAAATAAAAATAATAAATCCAACAAAAGCATTAGAAGAAAAAAAAATAATGCTGAAAGAAAAATTTCATTTAAATTTACAAAATCGTTATTTTAATGGTAATATTGATCTGAGCTTGGGAATTAATTCATATACTTCGTTAACAAATAATTTAAAACATGTATTATCACAACATAATTTTATAAATAAAGAAAAAGTATCAATTTTAAAAAAGACAACCCAATTCAAATATATTAATGAATTTCCAAGTGGATTAATATATGGTAGTTTCCTACATTCTATATTAAAAAAAATTAATTTTGATAATATTAATTTTGGTAAAGTTAAGTGCCTTTATGAATATAAAAATGAGCTAGAAAAAATAATTTCATTAAAATTGATGCATAGTGGATATGATAAAGAGTGGAAAAATATTTTATTAGATTGGATTTTTAATATATTTAATACCCCGATGATATCTTATATACCTATACCTAATATTGTAAAGTTTTATAAAATAGAAAAATGGCAAGTAGAATTAGAATTTTTTATATCAAACAGTTATTTTAGTACTACAATATTAGATTCATTAATACGTGAATATGAAATATTTAATGAGCCATATTCAGAAATATTACCTTGTAAAATTAAGGGTATGCTATGCGGGTATATTGATCTTGTTTTTAAAAACAAAGGGAGATGGTATTTATTAGATTGGAAATCAAATTATTTAGGAAAATCATATGAAGACTATAATAAAAATGCATTACTAAAATCAATAATTGTTCATAGATACGATATACAATATGTTATTTATACATTAGCATTACATAGACTACTACGTCTTAGAATTCCTAAATACGATTATAATAAAGATATGGGGGGAGTATTTTATGTATTTATACGTGGGTTCTTTAACAAAATTAATATAAATAATAAAAGTATTTATTATTGTCGGCCATCAATAGATTTAATTAATAAATTAGATAAACTATTTAGTACTAATTAA
- the metZ gene encoding O-acetylhomoserine sulfhydrylase produces the protein MLKYNYQQYEKNISIDTIAIRFGHNRTNEQEHSEPIFLTSSFVYNSAAEAAGKFSGDIQGNVYSRFDNPTVQIFERRLAACEYGENCVATSSGMSAIMSLVMGILKSGDEIVASRSMFGSTISLLQKYLVKFGIITHFVQLSNIEAWEKAITYNTRLLFAETPSNPLSELVNIQALSKISHYYNTWLVIDNCLCTPTLQRPITLGADIVVHSATKYLDGQGRALGGAVVGRNILIKEIYGVIRICGPCMSPFNAWIFLKGLETLNLRMRVQSKKAIELAKWLEKHTAVEKVYYSGLKSHPQHFLAVKQQKGFGAIIGFEIKGGKMGAWSVIDAIKLISITANLGDIKTTITHPSTTTHGKLSDDQKKESGIKDGLLRISIGLENIEDIRSDLSNGLNNLY, from the coding sequence ATGTTAAAATACAATTATCAACAATACGAAAAAAATATATCGATAGATACTATTGCTATAAGATTTGGTCATAATAGAACAAATGAACAAGAACACTCAGAACCTATTTTTTTAACATCTAGTTTTGTATATAATAGCGCTGCTGAAGCAGCAGGGAAATTTTCTGGTGATATACAGGGTAATGTGTATTCACGTTTTGATAACCCTACTGTACAGATATTCGAACGTAGATTAGCTGCATGCGAATATGGAGAAAATTGTGTTGCTACAAGTTCCGGGATGTCTGCAATAATGTCACTTGTAATGGGTATATTGAAGAGTGGTGATGAAATAGTAGCTTCACGCTCTATGTTTGGATCTACTATTAGTTTGTTACAAAAATATTTAGTAAAATTCGGTATAATTACACATTTTGTTCAGCTTTCCAATATAGAAGCATGGGAAAAAGCAATAACATATAATACTAGGTTATTATTCGCCGAAACACCTTCTAATCCACTTTCAGAATTAGTAAATATTCAAGCATTATCAAAAATTTCTCATTACTATAATACTTGGTTAGTAATTGATAATTGTTTATGTACACCTACATTACAAAGGCCAATTACATTAGGTGCAGATATAGTTGTACATTCAGCTACTAAATATTTAGATGGGCAAGGTAGAGCACTGGGTGGTGCTGTAGTAGGTAGAAATATATTAATTAAAGAAATATATGGGGTAATTAGAATTTGCGGTCCATGTATGAGTCCATTTAATGCGTGGATATTTTTAAAAGGTCTTGAAACACTTAATTTACGAATGCGTGTACAATCAAAAAAAGCTATAGAATTAGCAAAATGGCTAGAAAAACATACTGCAGTAGAAAAAGTATATTACTCAGGATTAAAATCTCATCCACAACACTTTTTAGCTGTTAAACAACAAAAAGGTTTTGGAGCTATTATAGGATTTGAAATTAAAGGAGGTAAAATGGGGGCATGGAGTGTTATTGATGCTATTAAGTTAATATCCATTACTGCTAATTTAGGTGATATTAAAACAACTATTACTCATCCATCAACAACTACTCATGGTAAGCTTTCAGATGATCAAAAAAAAGAATCTGGTATTAAAGATGGCCTTTTACGTATTTCTATAGGACTAGAAAATATTGAAGATATACGAAGTGATTTATCTAATGGGTTAAATAATTTGTATTAA
- the trpF gene encoding N-(5'-phosphoribosyl)anthranilate isomerase: protein MKIKTRVRIKYCGITSQESLDAAVISGADALGFVLWKGSKRAIDINSLAVLKIPAFISRVGLFVDQNENFIYNCLPYLDILQFHGNEPPDECSKYNKPWIKALSMHSGIDIYEKEKIYAKASGLLIDTYEKDTPGGTGKTFDWSLVSKNIKLPLILAGGLNANNVKKAIRIVKPYAVDVSSGVEISLGIKDIKKMMYFYKSVNNSFNNL, encoded by the coding sequence TTGAAAATTAAAACTAGAGTGCGTATAAAATATTGTGGTATTACATCACAAGAAAGTTTAGATGCAGCAGTAATATCAGGCGCTGATGCTTTAGGTTTTGTTCTTTGGAAAGGCAGTAAGCGCGCAATAGACATAAATAGTCTTGCAGTACTGAAAATACCAGCTTTTATTAGCCGCGTAGGTCTTTTTGTTGATCAAAATGAAAACTTTATTTATAATTGTTTACCATATTTAGATATATTACAGTTCCATGGCAATGAACCCCCAGATGAATGCTCTAAATATAATAAACCATGGATAAAAGCATTATCTATGCATTCAGGTATTGATATTTATGAAAAAGAAAAAATTTATGCTAAAGCATCAGGACTATTAATAGATACTTATGAAAAAGATACCCCAGGAGGTACTGGTAAAACTTTTGATTGGTCGCTAGTATCTAAAAATATTAAATTACCACTAATTTTAGCAGGTGGTTTAAATGCAAATAATGTAAAAAAAGCTATTCGAATAGTAAAACCTTATGCAGTTGATGTTTCTAGTGGTGTGGAAATTTCTTTGGGAATTAAAGATATAAAAAAAATGATGTATTTTTATAAATCTGTAAATAATTCATTTAATAATTTATAA